DNA sequence from the Thermus caldifontis genome:
GCCGATCTATTCCTCCTGGCCTCAGAGGAGGAATCCTTTGGGCAGGCGGCCCTCGAGGCCCTGGCCAGCGGGGTTCCCGTGGTGGCCACCGCTGTGGGGGGGGTTCCCGAGCTGGTGCGGCCCGAGGTGGGGCGCCTGGTGGAGCTTGGGGACCTGGAGGGCTTCGCCCAGGCGGTGCTGGACCTCCTCGCCCATCCCAGGCTCCCCAGGATGCGCAAGTTAGCCCGGGAATACGCCATCGCCCATTTCCACCCCGAAAGGATCACCCAGGCCTACCTGGAGGTGTACCAGAAGGCCCTGGAGCCCCCCCCTTAGGGATCGGAAACCTAAACCCCGCCGGGGAAGGTCCCACGGCGGGGAGAATACGGGGTTCCCGTCCCCGACGGCTACCCCCTAGGCATGGGCCACCACTTCCTTCCTGGCCCGCCCCCTTGCACCCTTGGCCTTGGTCTTTCGGGCCCGTTCCTCCAGGGCCTTAAGCCCCCCCACCAAGGCCAGGTCCAGGACCTGGTCCAGGTGCTCCACAAAGTGGAAGGTCATGTTCTGGCGGAGGGGCTTGGGGATGTCGCTGAGATCGGCTTCGTTTTGCTTGGGAAGGATCACCTCCCGGATCCCCGCCCGCCTGGCCCCCAGCACCTTCTCCTTGACCCCGCCGATGGGAAGGACCCTGCCCGTCAAGGTGATCTCCCCGGTCATGGCGAGGTCGTGGCGGACGGGCACCTCCGTGAGGGCGCTCACCAAGGCGCTCACGATGGCCACCCCGGCGGAAGGACCTTCCTTGGGAATGGCCCCCGCCGGCACATGGATGTGGATGTCCGACTCCTCAAACCGCTTCAGGGGGATGCCGAAGCGCTCGGCGTTGCGCTTGGCGTAGGAAAGCGCCGCCCGAGCGGATTCCTTCATCACATCCCCCAGCTGCCCGGTGAGGATCAGGTTGCCCTTACCGGGCATTACCGAGACCTCCACGAACATGATGTCCCCGCCCACGGGGGTGTAGTACATGCCCGTGGCCACCCCCACCTGGGGCTCGCGGGCCTCGGTTTCCGGCAGGTGGCGGGGTGGACCCAGGTACCGTTCCAGGTCCTTTTCCGTGATGCGCACCCGCTTTTTCCCCTCTTCCAGGATCTGCCGGGCCGCCTTGCGCAACAAGGAGCCGATCTCCCGTTCCAGCTGGCGCACCCCTGCTTCGCGGGTGTAGTGGGTGATGAGGCGCATGAGGGCCGCCTCCGTGATCACCACCTGGCCCTCGAGGAGGCCGGTTTCCCGCATCTGCCGGGGTAGGAGGTAGCGCCTGGCGATCTCCAGCTTCTCCTGCTCAATGTAGCTGGTGAACTCTATGGCCTCCATGCGGTCCCAAAGGGGGGCCGGGATGTTCTGGGGGAAGTTGGCGGTGCAGATGAACATCACCTCGGAAAGGTCAAAGGGCACCCCCAGGTAGTGGTCCACGAACTCCTTGTTCTGGGCGGGGTCCAGGACCTCCAAGAGGGCCGCCGCAGGGTCCCCCTGGTAAGAGATGCCCAGCTTGTCCACCTCGTCCATGAGGAACACCGGGTTCTTGGTCCCTGCCTGGCGCAGGCCCTGGATGATGCGTCCGGGCATGGCCCCGATGTAGGTGCGCCGGTGCCCCCGGATGTCGGATTCGTCCCGCACACCCCCCAAGGAGATGCGCACGTATTTGCGGCCCAGGGCCTCGGCGATGCTCTTGGCGATGGAGGTCTTCCCCACCCCCGGGGGCCCCACAAAGAGGAGGATGGGCCCCTTGTTCACCTCGTCCGCTGGGATTTCCCCTCGCTTGGCCCGCTCGGCTTTTAGCTTCCGCACCGCCAGGTACTCCAACACCCGGTCCTTCACCTTCTCCAGGCCGTAGTGGTCCCTTTCCAGGATCTCCTTGGCCCGGGAGAGGTCCAGGTTGTCCTCGGTGCGCACGTTCCAGGGAAGGTTTACGATCCAGTCCAGATAGGTGCGGATGACGCTGGCCTCGGCGGAATCGGGGTGCATGCGGGCGAAGCGGTTGAGCTCCCGCTCCACCTCCTGCCGGACCACAGGGGGCAGGTTGAGCTCCTCCACCTTCTTGCGGAACTCCTCCACCTCCTCGGCGCCTTCCTCCCCGTGGAGCTCCCGCTGGATGGCCTTCATCTGCTCCCTAAGGAAGTACTCCCTTTGGTTGCGGTCGATCTCCTCCTTGACCTGTTGCTGGATGCGCCTTTGGGTTTCTATGAGCTCCAGCTCCGCCTCGAGGAGGACCAACACCCTTTTGAGCCGCTCCGCCACACTGGGGATTTCCAAAACCCGCTGCTTGTCCTCCAGGCGGAAGTCCATGTGGAAGGCAACGTAATCCGCCAGCTGGCTGGGGTCCTCCAGGTTCAAGATGAACTGCGCCACCTCGGGGGCCAGGTACTTGCCCTCCTTGAGAAGGGCCTGGAACTTGTCCTTCACCTCCCGCACCAGGGCCTTGACCAAGGTGGCCTCTCCGGGCTCGTCGGAGAGCACCTCCCCCTTGGCCTCGAGGTGGTCCCCCAGGTCCAGCCACTCCTTCACCCGCACCCGGGCAAAGGCCTGGACCAACACCTGGACAGAGCCATCCGGGTTCTTGCGCATCTTCAGGATGTTGCAGGCCGTGCCCACCTCGTAGAGGTCGGAAGGTCTGGGGTTTTCCACCTCTTTGTCCTTCTGGCTCACGATGAGAAGCACCCGCTCCCGGGCTAAGGCCTCGTCAATGGCCCGGATGGAGATCGGCCGGCCGGCATCGATGGGCATCACCATGGTGGGGTAGATGACGGAGCCCCTCACCGGGCAAACGGGCAGGGTTTCTGGCAGCATGGTTTCCCTCCTTTCCTCCATCTCGTCCATATCCTAAGCCTACCTATGTCAAGTTTACTGCATCATGGGCTTTAGCACAAAGCCCCTAACCCTGGCGTAAGCTTAAAGCCATGCGCCGCTTCCTCTGGGCCCTTCTCCTGGGACTGGCCATGGCCCTTGCCCAGAAAAGCGGGGGTGGGGTGGGCGGGCGCCCCTACAGCCCAAGCCCACCCCCCATGAGCCCTGGCCCCGCCCCCGTCTTCCCCACCCCGGCACCCTCCTATCCAGGCCCGGTGGTGGTCTACCCCGGAGGAGGTGGGGGAAGCTTGGGCATTGTACCCGTTTTGGTCTTCTTCGGCCTGATCCTGGTGACCGCCTATATGGTGCGGGGCCTGCAGCAGGCGGGAGCGGGTCCCACCGCCAGCGTGGCCAGGTTGCGCCTGGCCCTCCTGGCCCGTCCCCAGGTGCAAAGGGCCCTAAGGCGGTTGGCCGAGGAGGCGGACACCACCTCCGCCAAGGGCCTGGCGGACCTGGTGGACGAGGCGGCGCTTTTGCTCCTGCGGGAGGAGGCCGCCTGGCGCTTTGGCCATTACCAGGTGGCGGCGGGTTCCGAGGAGGAGGCCCTGGCCTGGTTTGACGCCTGGATGCTGGAGGAAAGGAGCAAATACCAGGAAACCTTCCGCCACTTTGAGGGGAAAAAGCAGGTGGCGGAGGGATACCAGGCCCAGGTGGAGCCCGGGGGACGCTACCTGGTGGTAAGCCTCCTTTTGGCCGACCACAGGCTTCTTCCTCCCCGGTCCCCCTTGACCCGGTCCCGGGCTCGGGAGGCCCTTATGGACCTGGCAGGCTCCAGCCCCTCTACCCTCATGGCCGCCTACCTCTCCTGGACCCCGGAAAAGGAGGGGGAGGCCCTCACGGAAGAGGAGCTTCTCCTTCTCTACCCCGACCTGGACAAGCTTTGAAAGGGGGAAGCCCTCCGGGTAGAGTGGACCCGTGGTACGGGTCTCTCGGCGCACCGTCACCTTCCTACCCCCTCCTGGGGCTCAGGCCTTAATCGGGGATTTCACCGACTGGGAGAAAAACCCCATTCCCCTCTCAGGCCCCGTCACCCTGGAGTTCCCGGAAGGAGCCTACGTGGAGTATGCCTTTTTGGACGCAAGGGGGCATCCCTTCCCCGACCCCGATAACCCCGAGCGGGCCGACAACCCCTGGTGGACCTACCCCCGGGCCGTCAGGCTTCCCGGCCATCGGTTTGAGGCCCCGCCCGAGCCGAGGGAGGAGCCCAAGGTGGCCCGGCACCGCCTGGGGGACAGGCGCTACTACGTGGCCGAAACCGGGGCAAGCCCCAAGGCCACCCTGGTGGCCCAGGATGGGGTGGCCTTTTACCGCACCGCAGGCCTGCACAAGGTGGCCCAAGCCCTGACCGAGGCGGGCGAAATCCCCCCGGTCCGCTTGGTCTTCGTGGAACCCATAGACCGGAACCAGGAGTACCGCTTTTCGGAACGCTACGAGGAGGAGTTTCACCGAGTGCTGGCGGAGGTAGAGGGATTCTATGGCTCCTTAGGGGATCTGGTCCTGGTGGGGGCCTCCTTGGGGGGGCTTTTCTCCTTGTGGCAGGCCTGGCGCCACCCGGATCGCTTCCCCAAGGTCCTGGCCCTCTCCCCAGCGCTAAGGGCCCACCCAGGTGGCACCGACGCCTATCGGGACCGGGAATGGCTTTTGGAGCAGTACGCCAACGCCAAGGTCCTACCCCGCATCTACCTGGAGGTGGGTCTTTTGGAATGGCTGTTAGCTCCAGCCCGCCGCTTTGCCGCTCTCCTGGCTGACCGCAAGGTTCCCCATGCCTACCGGGAAAGGGCCTCGGGGCACAACTGGGTCACGTGGAAGCAGGCCTTGGCCCCTGGGCTAAGGTACCTTTTGGGGGAGGCATGAGCGGGGAAGCGCTATTGGTGCTCCTTTCCGTGGCGGTCCTCGAGGCCCTCCTCTCCGGAGATAATGCCTTGGTGCTGGCGGTGATGGTCAAACCCCTGCCCACCCACCTCCGCCGCAAGGCCCTCTTCTACGGGGTCCTGGGGGCTTACCTCCTGCGGGGCCTAGCCCTCCTCTTCGCCGTGTACGTGATCCGGCTATGGTGGGTCCAGGTTTTGGGAGGGCTTTACCTCCTCTTCCTCATGCTGCAGCATTTCCGCAACCACCCGGAGGCCAAGCCGCTTCCCGAGGCCACCGCCCGGGAGTTCTGGCGGGTGGTGCTCCTCATCAACCTGGTGGACCTGGCCTTTGCCGTGGACTCCATCCTGGCGGTGGTGGCCTTTTCCAAGGACCTGGCCTTGGTTTTTTTAGGCGTGGCCCTGGGTATCCTCTTCATCCGCCTGGCCGCCAGCTACGTGGTGGCGGTGATGGAGCGGTACCCTGGCCTGGAAAAGGTGGCCTACGCCCTGGTGGGCTGGGCAGGGGTCAAGCTCCTCCTGGAGGGAAGCGCCACCCTGGCCGAGCTCTTACACCATCCCGAACTGGCCTGGCACCTGCCCAAGCCAGCCTTCTGGGGCGTAACCCTCCTCATCCTCCTGGGGGGAAGCCTTCTGGCCTTCCGGAAACATGCCTAGGGATTGGGATGCCTTTTACCGGGAAACGGAAGGGGAACGAGCCCCTGCCTTCACGGTGCGGGCCTATGGCCCCTTCGTACCCCCTGGGCCCATCCTGGACCTGGCCGGAGGCCTGGGGCGGAACGCCCGCTACTTCCTGGAAAGGGGCCATCCCGTGGTCCTGGTGGAAAGGAGCCTCGAGGCCCTAAGGAAACTGGCCGGCACCCCCGGGCTCACCCTGGTGGAGCTGGACCTGGAGGGCCCCAAAGCCCTCTCCCTCCTCCCCCCGGGCCCCTTCGCCGCCATCCTCATGAGCTATTACGTGAACCGCCCTCTTCTTAAGGCCCTCCCTCCCCGGGTGGCCCCAGGAGGGCTTGTCCTGGTGGAGGGCTTTAGCCGCCTAGAAGCCATCCGGCGGGGGAGGCCGGAAAGCCCCTACTACTGGGAACCCTACGAACTCCTCACCCCTCCCCCAGGCCTTGGGCTACGCGCCTTCGGGGAAGGGTGGATGGGGGGCTACCGGGTCTTTGCCGTCTACCAGAACCCTAGGCCCTAAGCCCCCGGGCCACCAACTCGGCGATGTCCAAAACCTCAGGGGGCTTCTCGTCCTGGGCCACCTCCACGTTCATCATGGCCATGCAGAAGGGGCACCCCGTGGCGATCACCTCCGCCCCCGTGCCCTTGAGCTCCCGGTAGCGGTTTTGCGAAACCCGCATGGCCCCAGGCTCCTCCTCCTTCCAGAACTGGGCCCCACCGGCCCCACAACAGAAGCTCCGCTCCCGGCTCCTTTGGGGTTCGCTGAGGGCCAGGCCCACCCCCTTGAGCACCTCCCGGGGCGCCTCGTACACCCCGTTGTGCCGGCCCAGGTAGCAGGGGTCATGGAAGACCACCCGCCGGGTTTCCTCCGAAACCTTAAGCCGGCCCGAGCGCAAGAGCTCGGCGATGAACTCCGAGTGGTGGACCACCCGGTACTCCCCGCCAAAGGCCTTGTACTCGTTGCCCAGGGTATGGAAGCAGTGGGGGCAGGTGGTCACGATGGTTTTGGGGGCCACCTGGTTCAAGGTTTCCACGTTCTCCGTGGCCAGCTGGAAGAAGAGGTACTCGTTTCCCGCTCGCCTTGCAGAATCCCCCGTGCACTTCTCCCTTTGGCCCAGGACCGCCCAGTCCAGCCCGCTGGCATTCAGGATCTCCACCATGCTCCTGGCGATCCTCTGGGCCCTGGGATCGTAGCTGGCCGCACACCCCACCCAGTAGAGGACCTCAGGGTGGGGCTTTTCCTCCACGGTGGGTACGTTAAGCCCCTCGGCCCAGTCCAGGCGCTTGTCCTGGCCGATGCCCCAGGGATTGCCGGAGCGCTCCATCCCCCTAAAGGCGTTGTTCAGCTCCTGGGGGAAGGCTCCCTCCATGAGCACCTTGGCCCGGCGCACATCCAGAATGTGCAGCATGGGCTCGTTGCCCACCGGGCAGACCTCCACGCAGGCCATGCAGGTGGTGCACGCCCAAAGGGCCTCCTCGTTCAGGGCAAAGTCCATGAGGGGCCTGGGGCTTTCCTGGCCGCTGGCGAAGGCGGGGAGAATCCCGTTTAGCTCGTACCGCTCAGAAATCACGATGGCCGCTGGGGAAAGGGCCTTTCCCGTGGTGTAGGCAGGGCAGGCCTCCTGACAACGGTTGCACATGATGCAGGCGTAAGCGTCCAAAAGCCGTTTCCAGGAAAGGTCCTCCAGCTTCTCCGCCCCGAACTTCTCCTCCTCCTTCTCAAAGTCCAGAGGCCGCAAGGCCCCGGGCTTTTCCTGGCCAAAGGCCAGGTTGATGGGGCCCATCATCAGGTGGATGTGCTTGGAACGGGGAAAGTAGGGAAGGAAGAGCAGGATGGAACCCAAAGCACCCCACCAGAAGACGTGTTCCAAAACCACCAGGCTAGAGGGGGCAAGCCCGGAAAGGAGGCCGGCCAGGAGGCTCGCCACCGGTTGGAAGGGATCGGGTTCCCCCTGGGCCAGGCCCGCCGCCTTGGAGAGGAGGCGGCTTCCCACATGAAAGGTGATAAAGGCCCCCACGATGGCCGAGTCCCGGGGTATCCCCTGGCGCACCCGCTCGTGGAGGAGCACCCTGGGGTTCCAGGTGAAGTCGTGGGGGGCCACCAGGTAGCGGCGTACCATGAGGCCCAGGATCCCCACCAAGATGGCCGCCGTCAGGATGTCGGCGATGAAGTTATAGGGGTTCCAAACGCCTCCTTGGGTGTGCAGGGGGAAAAAGCCCTCCAGGAGGTCCACCAGGTTGACCAAAAGGTAATAGACAAAGCCGTAGAAGACAAAGGCGTGCAGGAGGGACACCAAGGGCCGCCGCTTGAACACCGTCTGTTGTGTAAGGGTGAGCCACAGGGCCCTCCCTATACGCTCGGGTAGGCGGTCCAACCGGTCCTCAGGCCGTCCCCGGCGGATGGCCAGGTAGACCCGGCGAAACCCCGTGTAGGCGTAGTAAAGGCTTCCGACCATGAGCAGGATAAAGAGGATTTTCTCCGGTAAGGTCAGCATGGGTAAGACCTCCTTATACTCGGTAAAAGTTTACCCCACCCTGGCAAAGGCGTACAATGGTGCCCCATGGAAGCCGTGGCCTTTGGCATCCTCCTCTTCTTCGGCCTGCTGAACCTCTGGACCTTCCACCGCTTTAAGAAGCCCCTCCTACCCTTGGTGCTGGTCCTTTTTGCGACTTTCTTCGTCTTCTTTCTTTCCCCAATCCTAGGGCTTTTGGTCTTCCTCCTGGGGCAGACCCTGGCCTTCTACGCCGCCGGGAAAAGGTGAAAGCTAAGGAAGGCCACCAAAGCGCCCAAAAGGGCCCCCACCAGGACCTCCAGGTAGGTGTGGCCCAGGAGTTCCTTCAAAGGCTCCGGGGCGGGCCCCTTCTCCAACACCTGCTGCAGTTCCTGAACCAGCTGGTTGAGGAGCTGGGCGTGAAGCCCCGCCGCCCGGCGGATTCCCGTGGCGTCATACATGACGATGAGGGCGAAGATGGCGGCCACGGCGAACAGAGTGCTGGCAAAACCCTCCTGGAAGCCCACGCCCATGGCCAAGGCGCTCACGGTGGCGGAATGGGAGCTGGGCATCCCCCCGGTTTCCAAGAAACGCTCCCACTGAAACCGGCCCTCCAGCAGGTAATAGATGAAAAGCTTCAGGGTCTGGGCCAGGAGGTTGGCCAGGATGGCCGTCCAAAACACCTGGTTAGCCAAGAGGTCCATGCCGCCTGAGTATAGCCGCCTTCACGGTATTGGCCATCAGCATGGCCACGGTCATGGGCCCCACGCCCCCGGGGACCGGGGTGACGGCGGAGGCCACCGCGGCCACCTCCGGGTGCACATCCCCCAGGAGCTTGTCGTCCACCCGGTTCACCCCCACGTCCACCACAATGGCCCCGGGCCGCACCCACTCCTTCCGCACCAGGTGGGGCTTCCCCACCGCCACCACCAGCACCTCCGCCCGCCGGGTGATCTCCGGAAGGTTCCGGGTACGGGAATGGGCCACGGTCACGGTGGCGTCCTCCCGCAGGAGGAGGCCTGCCAGGGGCTTGCCCACGATGTTGGACCGACCCAGGACCACCACCTCCTTGCCCCTTAGCTCCACCCCGTAGTGCTGCAGGAGGCGGACGATGCCCAAGGGGGTACAGGGGAAAAGCCCCTCGCCCCCGCTCCAAAGCTTGCCCACGTTGAAGGGATGAAAGCCATCCACATCCTTGAGGGGAGAGATGGCCTCTAAAACCCGCTCCGTGCGGATGTGGGCGGGCAAGGGAAGCTGGACCAGGATACCGTCCACCTCAGGGTCTTGGTTGAGGGTCTCGATCCGCTCCAAAAGGGCCCCCTCGGGGGTATCCGCCGGGTACACCTCCACCTGGCTCAAGAGGCCCAGCTCCCGGGCCCTTTTGTCCTTCAGGCGCACGTAGGAAACCGAGGCGGGGTCCTCCCCCAAACGGATCACCCTGAGGGAGGGTACGAAAGGCAAGGAGCTAAGGGTCTGCCTCAGCTCCTGATACACGGTTCTCGCCACCTCGTGGCCGGAAAGAATACGGGCAAGGGTCATCTCAGTCCTCCTTGGGCACCGCCAGTAGCTCGCCCCCCTGGATCCGCCGGTACAAGCGGCCGAGAACCCCGTTGACAAATGCCCCTGAATGCTCCCCTCCATAGCGGTTGGCGATCTTCACCGCCACCTCGATCAGGGGAGCGAAGGGGGTGGGTTCGTAAAGCATCTCGTAGGTGGCCAGACGCAACACGGTGAGGTCGGTTTTGGACATCTGGGCAAAGTCCCAGCCCTCCACCGTTTCCCGTAACACCTGGTCCACCTCCTCCGCATGGGCCTTGTACCCCTCTAAAAGGCGCCGGGCAAAGGCCACCCCCTCCTGGTCCAGGGGATCGCCGTAGGCGTCCTCCTCCCCTCCCATCTCCTCCAAGGCGTGACGGAACGCCTCCTCCAGGTCCATCCCCCCCTGGGTGTGGGCGAAGAGGGCCCGCATGGCCAGCTCCCTGGCTCGCCTAAGCATGGGCCTCCTTTCGGTACTCCACCTGGGCCACGGTGAGGTTCACCGCCTGAACCTTTTCCCCGGTGGCCAGGAATAGGGCTTCGGCCACCGCCTTTTGCACCACCTGGGCCACCTCGGGAATGGAAACCCCGTAGTCCACGGAAAGAACCAGGTCCACCGTGAACCCCTCGGGAGCGCGCTCCACCTTGATGGGCTTCATCCGACGGAAAACCTCACCCAAAGAGCGGGGTGCGGTTTCCAAAAGCCGAACCCCCTCGAGGTCGGAAAGGGCATGGGCCACCAGGCCCTCGAGGGCATGGTCGCTGATCTCGTACTCCACCATCACACGCCCAGTCTACATCTCCATCCGCCGGGCCACGAAGTTGGTGTAGACCGCTCCCCGGCGGAAGAAGGCGTTTTGCAGCACCTTTTGCTGGAAGGGGATGGTGGTCTTGAGACCGGGTCCCTCGATGACCGTTTCCGAAAGCGCCCTTTCCATGCGCTTGATGGCCTCCTCCCGGGTGGGCGCCCAGGCGATGATCTTGGCGATCAGGCTGTCGTAGTGGGGCGGGATCTGGTAGCCCGCATAGAGGTGGCTGTCCACCCGGATCCCCGGACCCCCGGGGAAAAGGAGGGTTTCCACCTTGCCGATGGAGGGCCTAAAGCCCTTCTCGGGGTCCTCGGCGTTGATGCGCACCTCTATGGCATGCCCCCGGACCTCCACCTCCTCCTGCTCCATCCAGAGCTTCTCCCCCATGGCGATGCGGAACTGGGCCTGGACCAGGTCAATGCCGGTGATCATCTCGGTCACGGGGTGCTCCACCTGGATGCGGGTGTTCATCTCTATGAAGTAGAAATTCCCCTCCTTATCCACCAGGAACTCCAAGGTACCCGCGGACACGTACCCCACGTGCCGGGCAAGCCGGGCTGCGGCCTCGGCGATGGCCCTCCGGGTCTCCAGGGGCAAGGTGCTGGGGGCTTCCTCCAGGAGCTTTTGGTGCCGGCGCTGGATGGAGCAATCCCGTTCCCAAAGGTGGATGACGTTCTCCCCATCCCCCAGGAGTTGGATTTCGATGTGCTTGGGCTCTTCAATGTACTTTTCCAGGTAGACGGCCGGGTTGCCAAAGGCAGCCCGCGCCTCCTCTTGGGCCTGCTGGACCGCCCTCTCTAGCTCCTCTTCGGTGTGCACCAGCCGCATTCCCCTACCCCCACCCCCAGCGGAGGCTTTGAGGATCACGGGATAGCCGATCTCCTGAGCGGCCCGCTTGGCCTCCTCCACGCTGGCCAGCTCATCCGTTCCCGGAACCGTGGGTACTCCAGCCTCGCGCGCCACCTTCCTGGCGGTGGCCTTGTCCCCCAGGGCGCGCATGTTCTCCGGGGTGGGGCCGATAAAGGTGATGCCGTGGTCCCGGCACATCTCGGCAAAGGTGGCGTTTTCCGCTAGAAAGCCATAGCCGGGATGAATGGCGTCAGCCCCGGTCACGATGGCCGCGGAAAGCAGGTTGGGGATGTTCAGGTAGCTCTGCCCCGAGGGGGGCGGCCCAATGCAGATGGCCTCGTCGGCCAAAAGCACCGGCAGGCTCTTCTCGTCCGCGGTGGAGTGGGCCACCACGGTCTTGATCCCCAACTCCTTGGCGGCCCGGATAATCCTCAAGGCGATCTCGCCCCGGTTGGCGATCAGAACCTTTTTCATAGCGGCTGAATCAGGAAGAGGGGCTGCCCGTACTCCACGGGTTCCCCATTTTTCACCAGGATCTTTTTAATGATTCCAGATACTTCCGACTCGATCTCGTTCATCAGCTTCATGGCCTCGATGATGCAGAGCACCTGGCCCTTCTCCACCCGGTCCCCTTCCTCCACGTAAGGGGGGGCATCGGGGGCGGGGGCCCGGTAGAAGGTACCCACGATGGGGGCCCTCACCTCCACACACCCCGCACAGCTGTCCTCGGCTTGGGCGGCTTCCGGTTGGGGGGCTTCCGCAGGTGGAGACGGGGGTACCGGAGCCGGGCCGGTGGGCGCAGCTGAGGGCAAGGGAGCCGGTGGGCTGGCGGGGGTGGGTAAACCTTGGGGCACGGCCACCACCTGCACCTCACCCCCTCGGCGTACGGTCAGCTTGTAATCGGGAGTCTCCAGGGTGAGCTCGCTCACCCCATGCTCCACCAGGGCCTGCAGGATCTGCTTCAGTTCCTTAGGCGTCATGGGTGCACCTCGCGGCATAAAGCTTACCCTATCCAAGGGCCACCACCACCTTTGGACCCAGTAAAAGAAAGAGCCCGGGGGTGAACCCGGGCCATCCGGCCCAAAGGCCTTAGGCGCGGCCCACGTACTGGCCCGTGCGGGTATCCACCTTGATGACCTCGCCGGGCTCCACAAAAAGGGGTACCTGGACCACCGCTCCGGTCTCCAGGGTGGCGGGTTTGCTCCCGCCGGAGACCGTGTCCCCCCGCACCCCGGGGGGCGTGTCCACCACCTTGAGCTCCACCACGGTGGGCGGGGTGATCTTCAGGGGGCGCCCCTCGTACATGTCCCCCAGGACGGTCATCCCCTCCTTGAGAAACCGGGAAGCCTCCACCTGATCCTTGGGCAGGTGGAACTGCTCGTAGGTCTCGAGGTCCATGAAGACCAGGTCGTCCCCCTCCTGGTAAAGGTACTGGAGCTCCCGGGTTTCCACGTAGATGTCCTCCAGCTTCTCCCCGGAGTTGAAGGTGCGCTCAATGGTGGCCCCGGTTTCCAGGTTCTTGAACTTGGCCACCACCTTGGCCCCGCCGCGGCCGATCTTCTGGTGCTGGTATTCCACGCACTCCCAAAGGCCGCCCTCCATCTTCACCTTGGTTCCGGGTCTAAGGTCGGTCACGCTGATCATGCTTCCTCCTGAAGGTCCAAGACCTGGGGCGCAAGCCCTAAGAGGTCAATATACCGGAGATACTCCTCCTCCCCAAGCTCCCGCCCAGCCAGGGCTACCAAAAGGGCCTCCATGACGTTGGTGCCAAAGCTCCGCCCATTTAGGCGGGGGGTGGTGGTGATGAGGCGCCTTACCCCCCGTTCCCTGAGGAAGGCCACATCCTCCTCCGTGGTGGTGTTGGTGAGCACGGTTTTTCCCTCCATGGCGTCGGGCATATGGCGTTTGATGTAGTGCCAGTCCCCCGCCACCAGATCCGCCCAGAGGTAGTAGCGGCTTCGCCAGTCCA
Encoded proteins:
- a CDS encoding Asp23/Gls24 family envelope stress response protein, coding for MVEYEISDHALEGLVAHALSDLEGVRLLETAPRSLGEVFRRMKPIKVERAPEGFTVDLVLSVDYGVSIPEVAQVVQKAVAEALFLATGEKVQAVNLTVAQVEYRKEAHA
- the efp gene encoding elongation factor P, whose product is MISVTDLRPGTKVKMEGGLWECVEYQHQKIGRGGAKVVAKFKNLETGATIERTFNSGEKLEDIYVETRELQYLYQEGDDLVFMDLETYEQFHLPKDQVEASRFLKEGMTVLGDMYEGRPLKITPPTVVELKVVDTPPGVRGDTVSGGSKPATLETGAVVQVPLFVEPGEVIKVDTRTGQYVGRA
- the accB gene encoding acetyl-CoA carboxylase biotin carboxyl carrier protein, translated to MTPKELKQILQALVEHGVSELTLETPDYKLTVRRGGEVQVVAVPQGLPTPASPPAPLPSAAPTGPAPVPPSPPAEAPQPEAAQAEDSCAGCVEVRAPIVGTFYRAPAPDAPPYVEEGDRVEKGQVLCIIEAMKLMNEIESEVSGIIKKILVKNGEPVEYGQPLFLIQPL
- the accC gene encoding acetyl-CoA carboxylase biotin carboxylase subunit, which produces MKKVLIANRGEIALRIIRAAKELGIKTVVAHSTADEKSLPVLLADEAICIGPPPSGQSYLNIPNLLSAAIVTGADAIHPGYGFLAENATFAEMCRDHGITFIGPTPENMRALGDKATARKVAREAGVPTVPGTDELASVEEAKRAAQEIGYPVILKASAGGGGRGMRLVHTEEELERAVQQAQEEARAAFGNPAVYLEKYIEEPKHIEIQLLGDGENVIHLWERDCSIQRRHQKLLEEAPSTLPLETRRAIAEAAARLARHVGYVSAGTLEFLVDKEGNFYFIEMNTRIQVEHPVTEMITGIDLVQAQFRIAMGEKLWMEQEEVEVRGHAIEVRINAEDPEKGFRPSIGKVETLLFPGGPGIRVDSHLYAGYQIPPHYDSLIAKIIAWAPTREEAIKRMERALSETVIEGPGLKTTIPFQQKVLQNAFFRRGAVYTNFVARRMEM
- a CDS encoding bifunctional 5,10-methylenetetrahydrofolate dehydrogenase/5,10-methenyltetrahydrofolate cyclohydrolase, yielding MTLARILSGHEVARTVYQELRQTLSSLPFVPSLRVIRLGEDPASVSYVRLKDKRARELGLLSQVEVYPADTPEGALLERIETLNQDPEVDGILVQLPLPAHIRTERVLEAISPLKDVDGFHPFNVGKLWSGGEGLFPCTPLGIVRLLQHYGVELRGKEVVVLGRSNIVGKPLAGLLLREDATVTVAHSRTRNLPEITRRAEVLVVAVGKPHLVRKEWVRPGAIVVDVGVNRVDDKLLGDVHPEVAAVASAVTPVPGGVGPMTVAMLMANTVKAAILRRHGPLG
- the nusB gene encoding transcription antitermination factor NusB, with the translated sequence MLRRARELAMRALFAHTQGGMDLEEAFRHALEEMGGEEDAYGDPLDQEGVAFARRLLEGYKAHAEEVDQVLRETVEGWDFAQMSKTDLTVLRLATYEMLYEPTPFAPLIEVAVKIANRYGGEHSGAFVNGVLGRLYRRIQGGELLAVPKED